The Cyanobium sp. ATX 6F1 genome includes a region encoding these proteins:
- a CDS encoding SDR family NAD(P)-dependent oxidoreductase has protein sequence MDLGLDGRLALVTGASSGIGEGVARILVQEGCRVLVNARHSSKLEIVSDEIGAEAFFSADVSTASGVNKLVDWVTNRFGLLDVLVCNVGSGRSLTGLQEGLAEWEMMLRINLFSATLLVKTIAPLMRGAGGSIVCVSSICGLESLGAPLAYSAAKAALNSYVRGASRHLAPDSIRINAIAPGNIIFPGSVWESKLKTDAIGVKQMISREVALGRFGTINEVASCVVFLASPLSAFVTGEVFVVDGGQVKS, from the coding sequence ATGGACCTTGGCCTTGATGGACGCCTTGCCTTAGTTACGGGAGCTTCGTCTGGAATTGGCGAGGGTGTTGCTCGCATCCTGGTTCAAGAAGGTTGTCGGGTGCTTGTTAATGCACGTCATTCTTCCAAGCTCGAAATTGTTTCCGATGAGATTGGTGCAGAGGCCTTTTTCTCTGCTGATGTTTCTACCGCGAGTGGTGTTAATAAGCTGGTCGATTGGGTGACTAACCGATTTGGCTTGTTGGATGTTCTGGTCTGCAATGTAGGATCTGGACGTTCGCTTACAGGTCTTCAAGAAGGGCTGGCTGAATGGGAGATGATGCTGCGGATTAATCTTTTTTCCGCAACTTTACTTGTCAAGACTATCGCACCGCTGATGCGTGGGGCTGGCGGGTCAATTGTCTGCGTTTCATCGATCTGTGGGCTCGAGTCATTGGGTGCTCCTCTGGCGTATTCAGCTGCCAAGGCTGCTCTAAACAGTTACGTTCGTGGTGCGTCGCGGCACCTTGCGCCTGATTCTATTCGCATCAATGCTATTGCACCTGGAAATATTATATTTCCAGGCTCTGTTTGGGAGTCTAAATTGAAAACGGATGCTATTGGCGTGAAGCAGATGATTTCGCGTGAAGTTGCTTTGGGCCGTTTCGGCACTATCAATGAAGTTGCATCGTGTGTGGTATTCCTAGCTTCGCCACTTTCTGCCTTCGTCACTGGTGAAGTTTTTGTTGTCGATGGGGGGCAAGTAAAATCGTGA
- a CDS encoding sugar phosphate isomerase/epimerase family protein — protein MRKIGFMQGRLSPLVDGRIQAFPWSCWEDEFIRGSQAGFDLIEWTIDHERLHENPLLSTSGRSTIRHLSDEMRLTVASVTGDCFMQAPFWKAEGSIRRHLLNEFNYVLQACEMLGVSFLVVPLVDSGSIDNHEQISALLDDLMPWTYWLLDRKISILFESDFGPQELGEMIGQFPSIAFGVNYDVGNSASLGWNPHEEISVYGDRIMNVHVKDRLRGGESVPLGQGDADFAMVFGELERVSYSGDFILQTARAVDDDHLGALVVYLNMVKGWLKDSIS, from the coding sequence ATGAGGAAGATTGGATTTATGCAAGGTAGGCTTTCTCCGCTTGTTGATGGCCGCATACAGGCATTCCCTTGGAGCTGCTGGGAGGATGAATTTATTCGCGGTTCCCAAGCAGGGTTTGATCTTATTGAATGGACTATCGATCACGAGCGCCTTCACGAGAATCCACTGTTGAGTACATCGGGCCGAAGCACAATACGCCATCTAAGTGATGAAATGAGATTGACAGTCGCCTCGGTGACCGGAGACTGCTTTATGCAGGCTCCTTTTTGGAAAGCGGAAGGCTCGATCAGGAGACATTTGCTTAACGAATTTAACTACGTCCTACAGGCGTGTGAAATGTTGGGAGTTTCCTTCCTAGTTGTTCCCCTGGTAGATTCAGGTAGTATCGATAACCATGAGCAGATATCCGCACTTCTCGACGACTTAATGCCTTGGACTTATTGGCTTCTTGACAGGAAAATCTCAATACTTTTTGAGTCAGACTTTGGTCCCCAGGAGCTTGGTGAAATGATTGGTCAGTTTCCATCTATAGCATTTGGTGTGAATTACGATGTGGGTAACAGCGCTTCTCTGGGATGGAACCCACATGAGGAGATTTCTGTTTATGGTGATCGCATTATGAATGTTCATGTCAAAGATCGTTTGCGGGGTGGTGAGAGCGTACCTCTAGGTCAAGGAGATGCAGACTTCGCAATGGTGTTCGGAGAGCTTGAACGCGTCAGCTATTCCGGTGATTTCATTTTGCAGACAGCTCGTGCCGTCGACGACGATCATCTAGGTGCTTTGGTGGTATACCTCAATATGGTTAAGGGCTGGCTGAAGGACTCTATTTCTTAG
- a CDS encoding SDR family oxidoreductase, whose amino-acid sequence MDGVSVDEGNTHFASPSSGLPFPFSLFDLRGRTVLVAGASRGIGATLAEGLSAAGGDVIGCGRTACEQISSQVFDYRVCDLTDGGAFQALCADIASSRKNIDAFVFSAGVTYPSQSALQNMDDFSRTISTNLLAAYSCTLSALQWMSGPASIVFITSVNSALGFPGNPGYAAAKGGLRQLAKALAVDLGDMGIRVNCLAPGYVKTAMTAESYADSTRRRQRIQRTILGRWGEPVDLVGAILFLVSDASLYVTGQDIFVDGGWTAKGL is encoded by the coding sequence ATGGACGGTGTGAGTGTTGATGAGGGCAATACACATTTTGCCTCGCCGAGCAGTGGACTCCCTTTTCCCTTTTCTTTGTTTGATCTTCGGGGGAGGACAGTGTTAGTCGCGGGTGCTTCACGCGGCATCGGTGCGACGCTTGCGGAAGGTCTATCAGCTGCAGGTGGTGACGTGATTGGCTGTGGACGAACGGCCTGTGAGCAGATATCATCTCAAGTGTTTGACTATCGCGTTTGTGACCTTACAGATGGTGGCGCTTTTCAGGCGTTGTGTGCGGACATTGCATCTTCGAGAAAAAATATTGATGCATTTGTTTTCTCGGCAGGCGTTACTTATCCCTCACAATCTGCCCTTCAAAACATGGACGACTTTTCCAGAACCATCTCGACTAATCTTTTGGCCGCATATAGCTGTACACTCTCGGCGCTTCAGTGGATGAGTGGCCCAGCTTCAATCGTTTTCATTACCAGTGTTAATTCAGCATTGGGATTCCCTGGAAATCCAGGGTATGCGGCTGCCAAGGGCGGGCTCAGGCAATTAGCAAAAGCACTGGCTGTTGATCTGGGAGATATGGGAATACGTGTCAACTGCTTAGCACCAGGATATGTGAAAACTGCAATGACAGCTGAGAGCTATGCTGATTCGACTCGTCGTAGGCAAAGAATTCAACGAACCATACTCGGGCGCTGGGGGGAACCTGTGGATTTGGTTGGAGCAATTCTTTTTCTTGTCTCAGACGCATCTCTTTATGTCACAGGCCAAGATATTTTTGTTGATGGAGGCTGGACAGCAAAGGGATTGTAA
- a CDS encoding thiamine pyrophosphate-binding protein, which produces MEIIHKPVRLGIAGGLFANLPFRSCALNVAEFLLQSVINLGTDTAYCLTGGMATHLHYAAANSSLNLLYCNHEQACVASADGYAKAFDYLRPGLAIVTSGPGVTNIATSIASAYHDSVPVVILAGQVKSADINRFGLRSHGAQEVPSLDVIRPIAKSVLRYDPAEIDDESLALVLAKSVSGRMGPVLIEVPLDFQAIDVDNAKSRLDLIISIIHGHRSTRLAPSEGSGHWLQTYWRGASRPVLFIGNGTRISGVSRDRIRSLAETLNVPTLFSWPSADLLDSGHGLNFGCPGGLASTHSNRILQNADAVIFLGARLDLLTTGFNPSAFGRRAHRLVIDVDGLELEKFAKIEFLDCCHSDASEALDWLRAMAAGPVDAHEAWFSQCLSWKQEDERHEMRCLGAGGALNARNISLALTDTLSNMIFVTTASGYAIEGIARFFRPANGNRIIYGGHSLGSMGLGLPTAVGAAAARVGRVVCLEGDGGLMLNVQELATIQANPELDISIILLNNGGYVSISRSQLRTFGEEFGASPSSGLSSPDLEQLSSAFGLKYRLVDSPRALMDTLEEIKQGGSRLMINLMIDADGYRGPSIVTRFRDDGTPYSTDLEEVSWTV; this is translated from the coding sequence TTGGAAATCATCCACAAGCCTGTTAGACTAGGCATTGCTGGAGGTTTATTCGCTAACCTACCGTTTCGGAGTTGTGCATTGAATGTAGCCGAATTTCTTCTTCAATCTGTTATTAATCTTGGCACGGATACAGCATATTGCTTGACAGGTGGGATGGCCACGCATCTTCATTATGCAGCAGCAAATTCTAGCCTTAATTTATTATACTGTAATCATGAACAGGCTTGTGTTGCATCGGCTGATGGCTATGCAAAGGCTTTTGATTATCTTCGCCCAGGCTTGGCGATTGTAACCTCAGGACCTGGCGTGACAAATATTGCTACGTCTATTGCCTCGGCGTATCATGATTCAGTTCCTGTTGTGATTCTGGCGGGTCAGGTTAAATCCGCAGATATCAATCGATTTGGCCTCAGAAGCCATGGCGCTCAGGAGGTTCCTTCTTTGGATGTGATTAGGCCAATCGCCAAGAGCGTACTCCGCTATGATCCTGCCGAGATTGATGATGAGAGCCTTGCCTTGGTGTTAGCCAAGTCTGTATCTGGACGCATGGGCCCAGTTCTTATTGAAGTCCCATTAGATTTCCAGGCAATTGATGTAGACAATGCAAAATCTAGGCTTGATCTAATCATTTCGATTATCCACGGCCATAGGTCAACACGCCTGGCACCTTCGGAAGGATCTGGCCATTGGTTGCAGACATACTGGCGCGGGGCTTCACGTCCAGTGCTCTTTATTGGGAACGGTACCAGGATCTCAGGTGTTTCCCGAGATCGTATAAGGTCATTGGCTGAGACACTCAATGTTCCGACGCTATTCAGTTGGCCTAGTGCTGATTTGCTTGATTCAGGACATGGTCTAAATTTTGGATGCCCAGGTGGATTGGCGTCGACCCACAGTAATAGAATACTTCAGAATGCTGATGCAGTAATTTTTCTTGGCGCTAGATTGGATTTGTTGACTACTGGTTTTAATCCTTCAGCATTTGGCAGGCGAGCGCATCGCCTTGTTATTGATGTCGATGGTTTGGAGTTGGAAAAATTTGCCAAGATTGAGTTTCTTGATTGTTGTCATTCTGATGCATCAGAAGCACTGGATTGGCTGAGGGCCATGGCAGCAGGGCCTGTTGATGCACATGAAGCCTGGTTTTCTCAGTGTTTGTCTTGGAAGCAGGAAGATGAGCGTCATGAAATGAGGTGTCTTGGTGCTGGCGGAGCCCTCAATGCTAGAAATATTTCCCTTGCTTTGACAGATACTTTGTCTAATATGATTTTTGTTACAACTGCGTCTGGTTATGCTATCGAAGGCATCGCAAGATTCTTCCGCCCTGCAAACGGTAATCGGATTATCTACGGTGGGCATTCTCTGGGGTCTATGGGCCTTGGCCTCCCAACAGCAGTAGGCGCTGCGGCGGCTCGCGTTGGCAGAGTGGTCTGCCTGGAGGGGGATGGCGGATTAATGCTCAATGTCCAGGAATTGGCGACTATTCAGGCCAATCCAGAGCTTGATATATCAATTATTTTGCTTAACAATGGAGGCTATGTGTCGATATCCCGTTCACAGCTGCGCACTTTTGGAGAGGAATTTGGAGCCTCACCGTCTTCCGGTTTATCATCTCCTGATCTTGAACAATTATCCTCCGCGTTCGGGCTCAAATACAGGCTCGTCGACAGCCCTAGGGCATTGATGGACACTCTTGAGGAAATCAAGCAGGGAGGTAGTAGGCTGATGATAAATCTAATGATTGATGCTGATGGCTATCGTGGCCCCTCTATCGTGACGCGCTTCCGAGATGATGGTACTCCTTATTCTACTGATCTCGAGGAAGTGTCATGGACGGTGTGA